One window of Plasmodium falciparum 3D7 genome assembly, chromosome: 7 genomic DNA carries:
- a CDS encoding negative elongation factor A, putative translates to MEDDENNIKGCYDMNGSNDKVEDNVRQNEGEKNNMNELKEESNIINEEKMKEISDKYIKYLECIKNNWSSSQASKLLNKNLIKYISQRFLYMSSSLKVRVLTSFFYIPDKLRKESEPYLLLISSSAEIDGNGWVKKFSRILKPYIKTGVIDIKEIDSQTMHRILNYIDQENEKKKKHKKSYFHNKKELEYIHMCDPINELKNLENKNIIHSDEYKMFTPSKNFDGLFSSIIKKGINEFKS, encoded by the exons ATggaagatgatgaaaataacataaaaggGTGTTATGATATGAATGGTTCAAATGATAAGGTCGAAGATAATGTAAGACAAAATGaaggagaaaaaaataatatgaatgaattaaaagaagagagcaatattataaatgaagaaaaaatgaaagagataagtgataaatatattaaatatttagaatgtataaaaaacaaCTGGTCGTCATCTCAGGCATCCAaacttttaaataaaaatttaataaagtaTATATCACAaagatttttatatatgtctaGTTCACTAAAAGTAAGAGTGTTAACaagttttttttatatacctgataaattaagaaaagaaagtgaaccatatttattattaatctcTTCAAGTGCAGAAATTGATGGTAATGGATGGGTAAAGAAATTTAGCAGAATTTTAAAGccatatattaaaacagGTGTTAtcgatataaaagaaattgaTAGTCAAACAATGCATcgtatattaaattatatcgatcaagaaaatgaaaaaaaaaaaaaacataaaaagtcttattttcataataaaaaagaattagaatatatacatatgtgtgATCCaataaatgaattaaaaaatttagaaaataaaaatataatacattcagacgaatataaaatgtttacTCCTTCCAAAAACTTCGATGGTCTCTTTTCATcg aTAATTAAAAAGGGAATAAATGAATTTAAAAGCTGA
- a CDS encoding mitochondrial ribosomal protein S5 precursor, putative has product MMKILMFKKRVHCKFQMWNFRNIHNSHLNKTLKNRYNDEKMRDKYLDNIYNNEINVNTINQNIKHKKIDYLRQLIYDEADGNDYFLSDNILEEIQKKKKNNNANLKNEEKKQDDNFKNANNNIDNENTKEEMCESKYKQAIRIYNLLKLNDKTNVFDEDVFMNIDSKMNHDLYEFSQKYILNKDIIEGTSTSSLGINKSGIIQNNDDNNNNINSNDNNNNNININSSSSSNNNKRNYYFESSEEMKRDDYNLQDNVQNDQTNNDINDDKNVNVNNSFNDNLINNISEECNYDKNKNCNNNFMNITNMNLPIFNPNSFCLAVENLTNEICEDLIFLFGDILEEKEIPKKGECDRLYKFVTSLSNFFCLEKNEEDVERWINDVYEKVKKNLPSNLSNLNNKYVEEWLKGHIKRVLYNQKYKNKTLYKEKYYNIGNDFKYDNLQINNDNIMEDMKIEFSTDKLTLYFKSIIEFFFGKKNINKDLEEQINLMFINLKKIGLDNWLQMDINDFEKYLLRNNNNNFIEITDNDKYVSYLMLKCASRNITDFYFYEEFSPFYLFHEQPKNSIEERINTIQQNKHISDEQLKNIIYNNNSSLTIINNNKNSNTYNDMDIDLFLQKEKNYNMNRSLITYTYNESTNSYNYKYKQIPNTIYDQNTNKYIREKDTIDPMLKLNEMRSSILEVKRMMSMTKDGRVYYIRIVIIIGNGKGVYGYGVGFGKNIKEARNSALLNSISNLDFIDFNYKNCILNFPVSGQEYSSHVKIIPRPLGKGLKINRKYLPLAYILGLDNVKISFSGSNKWMSRIKALKRCLNKIVSIKTLCKMTGKKYVCHFAPHYYTSHWPDYWFKNILNEYKYRIQKIQKKRSMVCRKNFRSNISKIPEEVVPDFTPYTWKTPIQKFVESQKLKKYVDNNIYRTNVF; this is encoded by the exons atgatgaaaatactTATGTTCAAGAAAAGGGTTCATTGTAAATTCCAGATGTGGAATTTTCGTAACATTCATAATAGCCATTTAAATAAAACTCTTAAGAATAgatataatgatgaaaagaTGAGAGATAAATatttagataatatatataacaatgaAATTAATGTTAATActataaatcaaaatattaaacataaaaaaatcgATTATCTCAGACAATTAATTTATGACGAAGCAGATGGTAATGACTATTTTTTAAGTGACAACATTTTAgaagaaatacaaaaaaaaaaaaaaaataataatgctaatttgaaaaatgaagaaaaaaagcaagatgataattttaaaaatgcaaataataatattgataatgaaaatacaaaagaagaaatgtgtgaatcaaaatataaacaagctattagaatatataatttattaaaattaaatgataaaacGAATGTATTTGATGAAGATGTGTTTATGAATATAGACAGTAAAATGAATCATgatttatatgaattttctcagaaatatattttaaataaggACATTATAGAAGGTACTAGCACTTCATCATTAGGAATTAATAAAAGTggtataatacaaaataatgatgataataataataatattaatagtaatgataacaataataataatatcaatattaatagtagtagtagtagtaataataataaaaggaatTATTACTTTGAATCTTCTGAAGAAATGAAAAGAGATGATTACAACTTACAGGATAATGTACAGAATGACCAAactaataatgatataaatgatgataaaaatgtaaatgtgAACAATTCTTTTAAcgataatttaataaacaaTATTTCTGAAGAATgtaattatgataaaaataaaaattgtaataataactttatgaatattacaaatatgaaCTTACCCATTTTCAATCCGAATAGTTTTTGTTTAGCTGTCGAAAATTTAACAAACGAAATATGCGAGGatttgatatttttatttggcgatatattagaagaaaaagaaataccTAAAAAAGGAGAATGTGATCGATTGTATAAATTTGTTACTTCTTtaagtaattttttttgtttagaGAAAAATGAGGAAGATGTTGAACGATGGATAAATGATGTATATGaaaaggtaaaaaaaaacttaCCATCTAATCTAagtaatttaaataataaatatgtagaaGAATGGTTAAAAGGTCATATAAAACGAgtattatataatcaaaagtataaaaataaaacattatataaagagaaatattataacattgGTAATGattttaaatatgataatttacaaataaataatgataatataatggAGGATATGAAAATCGAATTTTCAACAGATAAATTAaccttatattttaaatctattattgaattttttttcggaaaaaaaaacataaataaagatTTAGAAGAACAAATAAATCTGATGTTTATAAATCTAAAAAAAATTGGTTTAGATAATTGGCTACAGATGGATATAAAtgattttgaaaaatatttattaagaaataataataataattttattgaaATAACagataatgataaatatgtttCTTATTTAATGTTAAAATGTGCTAGTAGAAATATAACcgatttctatttttatgaaGAATTTTcaccattttatttatttcatgaACAACCAAAAAATTCGATTGAAGAAAGAATTAATACAATAcaacaaaataaacatatatcagatgaacaattaaaaaatattatttataacaataattCCTCATTaactataataaataataacaaaaatagtaatacatataatgatatGGATATAGATCTATTTTtacaaaaggaaaaaaattataatatgaatagatcattaattacatatacatataatgaaagtacaaattcatataattacaaatataagCAAATACCAAATACTATATATGACCAAAAtactaataaatatataagggAAAAGGATACTATTGACCCTATGCTAAAACTGAACGAAATGCGGTCATCCATATTGGAGGTAAAGCGTATGATGAGCATGACCAaag ATGGACGGGTTTACTACATACgaattgttatcattatagGAAATGGAAAAGGAGTTTATGGATATGGTGTAGGGtttggaaaaaatataaaagaagcgCGGAATAGTGCTCTACTAAATTCTATTAGTAATTTAGATTTTATTGATttcaattataaaaattgtataCTCAATTTTCCTGTAAGTGGACAAGAATATTCTTCACATGTCAAAATTATACCAAGACCATTAGGAAAAGGTTTAAAAATCAATAGAAAATATTTACCTTTAGCATATATTCTAGGGTTAGATAATGTTAAAATATCATTTAGTGGATCCAATAAATGGATGAGTAGAATTAAAGCATTAAAAAGATGTTTAAATAAAATCGTATCTATTAAAACCTTATGTAAAATGACTGGAAAGAAATATGTTTGTCATTTTGCACCTCATTATTATACTAGCCATTGGCCAGATTATTggtttaaaaatattctaaatgaatataaatatagaattcaaaaaatacaaaaaaaaagaagcatGGTATGTAGAAAAAATTTCAGATCCAATATATCCAAAATACCTGAAGAAGTTGTACCTGATTTTACACCTTATACTTGGAAAACACCTATACAAAAATTTGTAGAGTctcaaaaattaaaaaaatatgtagataataatatttatcgtACAAATGTcttttaa